The following is a genomic window from Myxocyprinus asiaticus isolate MX2 ecotype Aquarium Trade chromosome 38, UBuf_Myxa_2, whole genome shotgun sequence.
ACCATTTCTTAAAACCCTTGAAAGACCTGTGAGATATAATAACCCACAAGTACCATCTAGGCCAATGAGATATGTAGAGCCTCATAATATGGTAAGATTTGAGCCTCAAGCCCCAATTCATTATGATCAACCCAGGCATCAAAACAGATATGTTTGTCCACCAAGGTTTGATAATCCTCACATACCACAGGGTCCGCCCAGATATAATGAGCCAAGGTTCCAGTCTAGACTAATTAATTATGATGAACAGCAAGGTACAGTTAGATTTGACAATCCATCAGGTGGGATGCGGTTTGAGAACCCAGTGCAGCCAGAATCCATAAGATTTGATGCCCAACCAGTCATGCCAAGATATGACCCACAAGCTCCCCCAAGATTCTGCGGTCCAAATATCCAACATCAGCTGAGACCACAAGAGCCGACAATGTACGATCCATCTCAAGCTCCTGTAATAAACCCTGGTGTGCCACCACCCAATTTCAATATGACACCTATGAACTCGTTTGGCAGCCCAGCCCAACCttttcctatgcagccaaatgTTCCACAAGCACCAAACTGTGGCGTGCCAGTACCTACATCATCAGAATTCCAGAATTCTTATAGACCTCCTCCATTCCCAGGTCCAGGTGTTGGAAATGTTCCACCTGTAAGTATTCCATACTCAAAATGTCCCTCACTTCTTAAACAGCAATACAAAGTTGAGTGCCTTAGTCTTTATTATACCCAAAGTTCTCAGTGGGTAAAAtgtggtgtttgtttttgtgtatctTCAGATGATTGGAACTCAGCCCTTCATGCCACAAAACCAATTGCCTTTCCAGCCAGGTAAGTCTCTTTTTCTTAATTCATTTTCAAATATCCTGAAATTGAATTGTACAGTAATGGTagtgtttcactctgaaattgaTTGCAGTTGTTATGATCTatattatggggcttttccactgcacggtacagctcgaaactgctcgctttttggggtttttccactgtggatagtacctggtacctgatcattttttttttttagtaccacctcggtcgaggttccaagcgaaccgagccgatactaaatgtgacgtcaaaaccctgcagatcactgattggtcagagagaatcgtcactaccagcgtcactggatttgcgacacgggacatcaaccagctagtttttttaaagttagcaacagcaatatcatttgttcacgtgactttcgaattgtaaaaagaaatggctgtgcgcaaagccacgctgtggtcaataaacgaggtgcagacgttcccctcgttagcgacgaacgaaacgatgcgaaacaaaaaagtctttcacggctaccaccggacctaccaacagtgtagggaaaagttaaaaaaaaacttaagtgactacagaaccatcaaggaccacaacagccgaaGTGGTTCagacagaagaaagtggaagtggtttgaccaaatggacgctatctatggcaatagaccggcaagCAATGGGAGGAgggtgccctggactcggccacggcgttgttggagtccacgatggaggatgggacgttttgttacattaactctatattctgcttgaaagcttcactttatttagttgatcagctactggaaagcttgcttctaaaacaaccaggccaatttaactgttacacttgtgtaaaatcaccatgcaacaactacTTTATGcggcacaatgagctagtagctaacagctagcggtcatgttattgtttatggtcagtaatgtttgtcgcgtttaagatgatgtcacggcagtagaggcggcgcaactatgacgatcagcctataatcccacccacgttgaggcagcactaaactgcagtggaaaagcaagctcagaaaagtacaaCAAGCAGAGTCgaaccataacgtgcagtggaaaagtgccattagaccTGTATCCAAATTGTTGATTGAAAAGATTGATGTTTTTACTTCTCAGGTTCCCAGTTTCCACAGCCTGATCCTGAGTCACTTAGTCAGATAGATGTGAATGATCTAGTATCAAAGCTTATATCCACTGGAATAATAAAACCTTCACAAACAGACTCAACAACTGGTATGCATACTGTTTGGTATTATATCTCACATTGTACTGTTGTAGAATTATTATATACTACACTGttatacattattataattatagaaagctttattttataaaatactcTTAtacttttaatgattttaaagatTTCTTTTAAATGACTTCAGATTCCACAGTATCAATTCAGTCTGTATCTGTCcctgaggaagaggaagaggaggaacaAGAAGAAGATGAAAATGTCCCAGATTTGACTGGTTTTGTTTTGGATGACATGAAACAGTATGTAGATCTAACACTAGATTTTTAGACAGAAGCGATGCAAACACAGAAAGATCAATTATGAGACAGTGAAACGTGACATTAtgagtttgtttgtatttgtttgtaaatTTAATTTGACCTAACAGGAGATACGACAGTGTTGTCATCAAACTGTATACTGGAATCCAGTGCTATTCCTGTGGCGTGCGTTTTACTGCATCTCAGACGGATGTGTATGCTGATCATTTGGACTGGCACTACAGACAGAATCGTTCTGAGAAGGACATTAGTAAGAAAGTTACACATCGGAGGTGGTACTATAGCCTGATGGTAAGCCAGATACCACTGCactttaattttattacatttatgtatattgttaatcagaaacagcattttagagATTTATAAGAATACTGAAATCATCTCAAAATGCAGTCCTGGATGAGGGATTTATTGacaaacaaaatctttgttttttagGATTGGATTGAATTCGAGGAAATTGCTGATCTTGAGGAGAGGGCAAAGAGTCAGTTCTTTGAAAAAGTTCATGAGGAGGTTGTACAGAAAACTCAGGAAGCAGCCAAAGAGAGAGAGTTCCAAAGTGTGAAGGCTGCTGCAGATGTTGTTCATGAGGTAAGACAATACACCTAGGACCAtaagtatgcatatatatatatatatattatattatattcctgATGTGTGATTATGCTTAAAGAAATTCATTTTTAATCCGTTAAAGACTTTGTCTGCCCAATCGTTCATCAGTGTTGCTGCTCAGTTATGTGGattgccttatatatatatattttttttattattactgatGTGTGATAACTCGTATAGAAAGGAATTTGATCTGGCTGTTACTAAAGTCAGTTAAAGACTTAAAGTAAAAGTCTTCCTATTAATTTATCATTCATCTCTCAGTTATGTGAGATTTGCCAGGAGCAGTTTGAGATGTAttgggaagaggaagaggaggagtggCACCTGAAGAATGCCATCCGAGTTGATGAAAAGGTAAAATAATTTCAGTGAtagcgtcttttttttttttactagtagtGGCTTAAATTTATTCTGACAGTCAATGAATACTGAATTAaagtttttccccctttttcagaCATACCATCCATCGTGTTATGAAGACTACAAAAATGTAAGTGTCAGTTTGTAGGTTGTACTGTCTTGTAAGTGCATACATAATTGTAAAGAAAAATGTCTTAAGATTAGTACTGtaattcaatttaaatacttaaacatgattaatcgcatgatttttcatagttaatcgtgattaatcgcagattttgaaagtgctgaaatttgactcgtGTATATACCACTATTCCTGTCAAAAtgctttgatttctttttttaggAAAGGTAACAATGCTTTAACATTTTCCATAGCCTTCCACCTATATTAAGATAaacatgcactaaaatagcaccaattcaagtaacattaaatgtttcccaaagtctaaaggtctcttatacttctgcgtcgaactTGCAACATAGGCTCTGCATAGTGGCCAACACAATGGTTTGCATTTGAAGTTCTGTGTTAGTGTGTCTGCATAGTTTTTTCAGTACagtcaaaaaatcctattgtattaagtgaaaatgctttaaattctGAAATAACTGTACATTTCATAATAAAGACAATGCATTTCATggattcaaatgtatttattaaataattgaaGCATTAAAAACGAGTTCATTAAAGTATGTAGTATTTAGGTACATAttgtttattatacatgttgcctgcaaTGCAGAGAGACAAATAAatcaggcatatactgtatgcttaatAAATATTGTTGGGTACTTTGATGCTCCATGTTGAAAAAATTGATCAAATTAAGAAATGACAGCTTGCTTGTCCAACACACaatgggtgtcattttaaagctttgaatctttacaatgcatttagACAAAATAACCAACTCTAAACAGATGCTTTTTTTAATCtgatgacaaattagaagtgttcagtTTTCATAACTTCtacattatttactgtacaccatactgtcaaaGTTGTAAACAGATGcgtcttttgttgcattttcgcTTGTTCATGaattaaacagaatataaaaatagCAGATGCTCACAAAAGACAAAACGAGTCCAAATACAACGTGACAATCACTGATCAGTGGATATACGATGCATAGATGAAATAAAATTCAATGCTACCTCATATCATTATCATCCTGGGAGCAGTCTCTGGTAACAAAGTGGAtgaatcacagctgttgtggtctgcgttgACTTGAGCGTTGTtaaatttttgaagaggtgcGTGTCAGGCTACAGTGTAACTGTGTAGtttcgacgcagaagtataaatctgcCTTAAGtgagaggttgactaattgaaagaaatagtccccataggttgagaattcattgcaatgcacattaaatctttcaaaccctcatcctccacaatattaatcggccGGCAGGCTGTGGATATCCGCTTTGGATATGGAATTCAACGTCcgtgttcagaatggcatactacccatacaaCTCTTATTGCTTTAACATATCTACGTATAACAGAaataataagagtagtatggtggtatgctattccaaacacagCCAACGGTTTGCTCTGCTTTTAGTGCAGGAACTGcccacatacagtgcatctggaaagtattcacagcgcttcgcgttttccacattttgttatgttacagccttattcaaaaattgattaaattcattattttcctcaaaattctacaaacaataccccataatgacaacgtgaaagaagtttgtttgaaatctttgcaattttattaaaaataaaaaaattcagttgattggacatgatttggaaaggcacacacctgtctatataaggtcccacagttaacagtgcatgtcagagccaagccatgaagtccaaggaattgtctgtagacctccaagacaggattgtatcaaggcacagatatggggaagggtacagaaaaatttctgcagcattgaaggtcccaatgagcacagtggcctccatcatccgtaaatggaagaagtttggaaccaccaggactcttcctagagctggccacccggccaaactgagcgattggggagaagggccttagtcagggaggtgaccaagaacccgatggtcacactgacagagctccagtgtttctctgtggagagaggagtaccttccagaagaacaaccatctctgcagtactccaccaatcaggcctgtatggtagagtggccagacggaagccactcctcagtaaaaggcacatgacagcccacctggagtttgccaaaaggcacctgaagtactctcagaccatgagaaacaaagattgaactctttgacctgaatggcaagcgtcatgtctggaggaaaccatgcaccgctcatcacctggccaataccatccctacagtgaagcatgatggtggcagcatcatgctgtggggatgtttttcagcggcaggaactgggagactagtcaggatcgagggaaagatgaatgcagcaatgtgcagagacatccttgatgaaaacctgctccagagcgctctggacctcagactggggcgaaggttcatcttccaacaggacaacgaccctaagcacacagccaagataacaaaggagtggctacgggacaactctgtgaatgtccttgagtggcccagccagagcccagacttgaacccaattgaacatctctggagagatctgaaaatggctgtgcaccgacgctccccatccaacctgatggagcttgagtggtcctgcaaagaagaatgggagaaactgcccaaaaataggtgtgccaagcttgtagcatcatactcaaaaagacttgaggctgtaattggtgccaaaggtgcttcaacattgattgagcaaaggctgtgaatacttaagtacatgtgttattttttattttttataaatttgcaaagatttcatactactttcacattgtcattatggggtattgtttgtagaattttgaggaaaataattaatccatttggaataaggctgtaacataacaaaatgttgaaaaagtgaagcgctgtgaatactttccggatgcactgtacatcatCCGAATTGTCTGGTAATTAATAGCTGACGCTTCGAAAGGTCAGTGGCAATGGGTtcaaatttaaattatttgaactAGGAGAACTCCAACAAGCTAGCCTTCCACAGCAGTCCCTTATCAGCGTCATGCCTTGTGTTTGGTTTTTAGGTGATAGTTAAGACAATAATGTAAgtgtctttttcataatttgaccTAGTGGGAACATATACATGTTaaacaggagcggtgcaagaattgagcctgtgggactccacacgtcatggatgtctactcagattcatagttgcctatgttaacatagtaacccctcccttttagatatgacctgaaccagcttaggaccgtcccagagagccctGCCTAGTTATCcaaaaattaatgtgttaaacattaattaattgcatgcgttagtGTCGCTTAAAGATGGCCTCATCACATTTAACATCTACATATTTAAGCCacatttctgaaactgctgatatATTAAATAGGCACTGAGTTTTGGATTCTGTTTCTATATAAtggttatttgttatttatttaaaaactttctaaaatcttgcttgcttgcttgctttcttGGCAAAACTCTTCCCCTTTTTTTATTGTAGACATCCTCCTTTGTGGAATGCACACCTTCACCCAGTAAAATGCTTACAGAAAACCCTTTAGTGGATTTCATCAAACAAGAGCAGGGTGATGAGGCCTCATGCTCCAGTATTAAAGAAGAACCCTCTGAGGACGATGCGGATGCACCAATGGTAAAAGAGGAGGTTCAGGTTAAGTTAGATGAAGAATCACAAACCAGTGCAATTATTTTCTAACTATGCTGCTAAATAGCCACTGCTTTTTGTGGTTACTTTAGCtggtcttttttgtttttgtaaagaaatattttttatattggaAAGCTGCTGGGGCAGGGACCTCAGCTAGTCatactttaaatacatttttgtatttgtatttgcctGCAGAATTCAGGTGTTTTTGCCATGTGAATGCCCGATGAAATGTACTTCAAAAAATGTATATTGGGGGTTAATGTGTATGTAcagtttaatttataaataaagatattttttgAATTCTTTGTGTAGTATTGATCAACAAAGTTTTGGGGGGAAATATCCTTGGATTTTTATGGTTCTCAGAATGAGACATTTAAACTGATGTTTTGGGAATGGGGAACGGTGGAGGAATACTGATTTATGAATGATATTTTTGTTCAAAAACGAGGGGGAAACCCTTTTCAGACGTTGGTTATTCCCAAAATCCAGGATTGGGGCTGACTGTAAATCATTGATAGTTAATGGTTTGTAATTTACCATGAGTGCGCAAATTTATTTCCCTGACCTCAATATGTAAATAGTTATTTCACAGTTTGCTATCTGTATTTGGTTCAGAGTAATAcatgtttagtttaaaaaaaaaaacagggtgtCTTTAATTTTTTGCAGAGGTTCAAAGGGCAGTTTTGCTTTGTGGAatatctaataaaaaataaatctgaagAAGAAATTGTGTCTTGTGTGAAAACTGATTATTCTGTGTGCTTTTTTTACTCAAGTTTGAATTTGTCAATTTTATCCATAATTCCAAATAAAGTTTCAGTGCTAATGGAACATTCTCTTGTCTTTTATTTCAGCAACATCAATGTGAAATTTCACTCTTTATATATACAAGATAATGTATATTTCTAGTTTATCCAGTTCATTTAGCTGTATTGTAGTATGCAAATGAAAAACTTTAAATTGTGTATCTACAGTTGAATGTTAAATACTCAGCCACATGGTGTGCCCATGGACATGATTGATATGATGTATATAATAACAAACTCTAAAAAGGACATATAAGAAACACTTATGTTAAATAGCCATATCATTAAAACTAATGAAGACCAGTGATTCAAGCATTGAATTAGCAGTTTGTGCTACTTTGCAATGCCATTGACTTTAATATATCACAATGATAAATACAATATCTCATGCTTAGGTTTTATGGTTCAAGCATTTGTAATTTAAATgactacaatatacagtattaaactCAGCTTCTGCATAaggtttaataaaaacaaatgacttaAAAACATATGTGGTATTGTGCAGTTCAATGTCATTTTTCCATAATATCTGTCTGTTCAAAAAATAAATGCCCACAAACAACTTTTACAGGTTTTGTTTTAAAAGAGGATCAAAATTGAGATTTGAACTCCTATGAAGCATTTATTGTTAGGCTCTGCTGTTTCAATTCAAAAGGAAATTTAGTCAAAATGTGTGAAATCACTTGAAATTTTAAAAAGGATGATAAAAAAACCCCACTGTATTCATGTTCCTTGCAAAAATCCATGTTACAATGTATTAAAATTGCAATACaaatttgcataaaacaaaatcttttctctgtttttgtgagattcacttcCATAAGTGATAGAAACCCAATGCAATTGCCAAGCAGGTGAAAATGCATGCTGTGGATAAACAAAACAACTAATCAATCATTCAAATCAACAGTACAGATTATGTTCTTAGTGTGCATATAGTTTAAAATGTCATCAACTTATTAAGCCACTAATTAATTTTGCACTTGATTAATACATTCATCTGTTGGCAAGTTCAGTGTCTATCTATACCTGAAAGGCATGTAAACAAATCACTCAGCAGCTGAATAAATGACTTCCACACTATGTATGGAATCAGTAGTAGCACAATAGTATCAACACAGAGGGTTACAATTTCTGTAAGTCATTATTGCTTACCTGCAAGATAACGAATTGTTTCCAGTTTTAGGGATTCCAGGAGGGTTTTCAAAGAGGCCACTTGAATGTCTATTTTCTTTGAGGTTTCTACTGCTTCACTTTCCAGTTCTGAATTCTGAAAAATtgagtataataataataataataataatgagtatatcaataaactttacaaaaaaaattaagtcacTACATCAAACAAAGTGCTTCTCTTTCCCCAAAACTTAAATGATTGTTGATATCGTcaaaaggagaaaaaaacaacatgtgaGCATGACCATTTTTAAAACCCTACCTTTTTTTGGAACTCTGTCCTAACTTCCATCAGTGTCTTCTCTTGCTCGGTAaactaaaataaacaatttaactgCATTAATAatttagtgtttaaaaaaaggaCAATTCATTTAATGTGAAAAGGCATACGTACCATGTCTGTAACTCTACTTCGCTCCAGATTAATATCTAACTTTGCATCTGCTCTGATTttttgactttcttccttcaaTGTTAGGGCCACAGAGAAATACAGAATACATTAAACACTTCATTTTAAGCCAaagtattttgcaataaatgattATTGAAATTCACAGAACATAACATTTCTTCACCTGTAATCTGTTCTTTATTTGTTccagttctgttttcattttctgtgtgcaaaataaataaaggtaattaactaaataattaaaataatatatgtcTCATATGAGTGGTATATTCAGTTATTATAATTTCCTAATTGTAGAATCAAAAACAATGAAAGAAATGCAAGTCTACACTTTATTCTTACAGCATTTTCTGAACGCAAGTTGGCAAATTCACTCTTCTCCAGAATAACCATGTCTTTCCTGATCGAGTCTAGATGAGCCATGATTTGTTGAAGCGCTATTTCCTGACATGAGAGGGGAttaaaaaacaccattaaatGGGGTTTTATCAGTAAATTTTGCTGATATTTGTTGGCCTGCTTACTTGATGGGCTCCTGTGACCATATCTCTGTATACAATGTCCATGTTGGCTGAAGTAAGAGTCACTAATGCCGTTACAATCACTTCTGCCTGCCTCTTCTCAAAGCCTGAGACATATGTgtgccaaatgaaaaaaaattacaaaacaattacaaaataaacttttaaatttTACCAGACTTAAATCAAGCATTAAATAAGTATTTACAAATTGAGGTGTTTGAAACATctaatttttaatgcatttattaaatacaaaaatgtatataaatcttatttacaaatataaatggTAAATCTACATGTAAATTGCACATACACATAAATAAATCATACATatctaaatctaaaaaaaaattgattttgagCTAAGCACTGAGAACATGCAAATCAGGAAGGTATATGCAGCACATGCATTTAAAACTATGGCTAGCACTTTTAGCATATAGTTTGGGGAAGGGCAGTAATCATACCGCTCGATTCCAGCTCTGTCACAAGCGCATGGGAGTCAAATGTAAGTTTCCTCTGCTCCAGTGGCGTTAACTCGACTTTTCTTACATCATAATTCTTCACAGCAGTCGATGCATGCAACCCTAAAAAAGGAAAGAACATCTGTAGAAATATGCTGTTTACTACAGTGTGTCCATCGAACAACAGCCAGACTAGCTTACCTCTCCGATGACACAGTGGTTGCATGTTAAACTGATGCGGTTTAAAAAAGGTGTTGAATTGACATTGTCTACGCAGAAAGATTCTCCAGCATGACATTGTGAACAAACTTTTCAGCAACTGAACGGTGGATTTTGGTTTATTTGGGTGGGCAGGGAATTGTTCTGCGCCTTTAGCTTCTATATCTGCTTCTGTACTCCGCAACTcactaaaaacaacaacaaggagAAACCCTTGTATCTCTGTCCCGCTTCACTCACTGTCGTTCCTGGAAAGAATCCATACATCTGGGTCCAGACGAATAGCGCTGCCTTGTAAAACACGAgagtgttatttatttatgtaggTTATGTAGGATGTAGTTTCCTGGGTTGGTACAATTAAGTTACGTTTCGATAGTAATGTGAAGAAGGTGGAGTTTTTGCACTGCACATTTAACGACGTTTGGAAATGGAATTAGTGGGTAGAATGGCAATTAGCATGAAACAGTCACAAAATAGGCGGCGCTTAACAGTCCGGGCGTGGTCTTTCTTGGAAGGCGGAAgtaatccactattacatttgaatgactttccagaagaggaaaaaatagagagcggtgtaTTAAGACAGTCAAATGGGAAAtctactgtcactctctcaacaGCTGTAGTTAAtcgttttttaaaattaattccagagtaatataacacaaatcacaatgttataaatttacactcgatatttaaaaaatgtagaatataatttttttttgcgagatttacgctgataaataaggcggaaacgcgtcatcacagtctgtgaaaaaggtctattgttaGGTACTACTGATCTACATtcaatgtgtatttaaaaaaacaacaactgcctAATTAATTTTTTGGTGTCATTTTTGtgggatgggagaaaggtgcATCTGGGGTACTCAGTACTCCTATGCTTATGATTAGAGGGTTAGAGCATGTGCTGCCTTCCAGGATcaaactgaggcccctttgtaGAACGGGCATCTttgtcacgtggtacctgttactttccTCAACGCGGGTCAAGATGGACCAATGacagtcgttttttttttttttttttttttttttaatcattttataaagATTGCTgttgtgaattttcctttgtatGACCAATACATAGAATTAATATATTCTAAAGATTATACTGTTTAGTGTAAAAACGTCTCCAGTGAGATTCAGGAAGTAATCATCCCATTAATTTCTTTGATTGACTAAtttattttcaacaataacttataaacctttaaaaacagacctaccatgagctccgaggttatCCATCGATGGTATATACCTTTGTTGATACGATCAGTCTGTGTCATCTCaacttcactgtttaaaaatcatatttaatagCATTATTCCttgtgaacaactacactacccatggtccagcagagacaggtccaccaatcagagaaccacagcCAACAAAGCCCGCCAAACAAGTccagcagcgaccgcccacttcccTGACACACTCTGAAtgacaaacaatatattttaggtTTACTGCAAGGAGTCCGACAATTGAGTCGGTCTCCTTACACcctcaaactacatatatatttgtgtatatcagaatattttctatacttataatcaacaacctaatatatatatatatatatatatatatatatatatatatatatatatatatatatatatatatatttttttttttttttttttttttacagcattttcatttaattatgtcaaatcaaataacttttattgtcacacaaccatttacacaagtgcaatagtgtgtgaaattcttgggtgcagttccgagcaacatagcagtcgtgacagtgatgagacataccaatttacaataaacatcaaatagacacaacacaatttaaaatctaatatacacataattacacacaacacaatatacaaataataacacacaatgtacattatacaatacacacaatatagaatacacataatacaataaaataaataaataaataaatacaaatagtatatataaaatgtatgtcactcacaatgcttcatgggagtgtAGTTTGTGCCCTCTTGAAAGACGgtgagtacacagtcttgtactttatctttttagaactcttttatgaaggaaaaAACAAATGGTAAAAATACTTCCGGATCCCAGAAACttaaaagtgggcgggcactgttttGAGCCGTCATGCGCCCTCTGGAGGAAGAGTTGCGCATTTAAATAAAGTTTTCTTTAAATTACTCCTAGAAACTGTCATGGCTGCGCCCATGACTAACGATCAGAGTTGTGTTTTTGCTCTGGCACTCGGAGTCTCCTTTCTTAAATGTCTTTTGATAAATGCCTAGTAAGTGAATTTTCTTCTATATAATCACCAGGTTGAATGCTATGTCGGAACATCGCGCGAGTACTCTGTGCTTATTCATTCTGTTATCCTTTAAATATGAGTAATTAAACCCTTCATCGTGTATTCTGAAAGCGACATTACTAGAACACTCCCGTTATAATTCACAAAGCTGTGTTCACTCTGTAGACAGCGTCGTAGGCTAAATGAGAGCTTTTTGCGAGCGTCCAGAACAGAAATGGCCAGTGAGCTTGAGGTGAACTCCAAACTGGATAAACCTGCAGTGTTGGCAGCTTCGGAGCGTATTTTGTTTTGTCGCGTTCGCTTACGGTGAAGACGAAATGTGTATAACGTGACTGATATTTAGGCAGgaccgtaaccacaata
Proteins encoded in this region:
- the LOC127428666 gene encoding coiled-coil domain-containing protein 90B, mitochondrial-like — its product is MSCWRIFLRRQCQFNTFFKPHQFNMQPLCHRRGLHASTAVKNYDVRKVELTPLEQRKLTFDSHALVTELESSGFEKRQAEVIVTALVTLTSANMDIVYRDMVTGAHQEIALQQIMAHLDSIRKDMVILEKSEFANLRSENAKMKTELEQIKNRLQEESQKIRADAKLDINLERSRVTDMFTEQEKTLMEVRTEFQKKNSELESEAVETSKKIDIQVASLKTLLESLKLETIRYLAACIFTCLAIALGFYHLWK